GCGGACTTAAAAGAGCTCGAGGAGGAGATTCACTATAAAAAGCGCCTCTTCGGCTACCTCTACGGCCAGGCCAACGTGCCGTTCCTGCTGATCTCCTCCGTCGATATCTCCCGCACCGCCGTGGTGCGGCGGCTTATGAAGGAGCCCGACAACGTCCTTCTGACCACCCCGACCTGCGAGGATCTCAAGGCACTCATCAAACCGCGTGATCTCCGGAAGGTTCCGTCGAAGCAGCAGGTCAAAAACCCGAAGATGATCTCGATCAGCGAGATCGAACCGCGCCGGCCGTTCGACTACAAGGAACTGCACGACGAACGGCTCCAGAGCATCATCCAGGCCGTAACCGGGAACGGCGGTATCGAGGCGCTCAGGACACCCGACGAGATCCCCCCTATCGTCAAGAAGATCCTCCTCGGCGGGCTGTATCCCTCCGCCGTCAAGATGCTCGATCAGCATCACCCGATCAAGATCAAGGGAAAGGGATACGACCCGGAAGCGATCGCGAAACAGTTCTCGAAAGTTATCCTGGCGGTCAATCTCCCGGAGTATAAGCCGATCATCTATCTGCGGGCGAGAGACAAGCGGGAGTATCTCAAGATGGTGCCGGACAAGTCCGGCGGGTTCAAGTTCGAGAGCCGCCGCACGCCGCATATGGCCGGTTTCTTCCTCTGGCTCGAGTCTACGCGGCCGTCGATCGGGGCGGAACTGACAAAGTCGCTCCTCGACACCTTCACCGTCATGCAGAAGAACCCCTGATCCTCTGCTCTTCTCCTCGATAGGCCCGTCTGCCCGGCAAAACCGTATGATACTTATAACTCCCCGTAGCAGTACGGGTGTCGGCGGGACCGCCACGGCGCCCCGGTGAAAGGAGTGAATCAGGTATGGTAGCGTTGCCCGGGATGAAAGGACTGGCCGAGTTCGCCCTCGTGGCTCTCGCCTCGGTTATTGCTATCATGAACCCGGCGACGACGACGGCGGTATCGACGGCGCTCCTCGAGGATATGCGGGAGCCCGAGCGCCGGATGGTGATCTTTCAGTCGGTGAAGATATCGCTGTTCGTCCTGCTCTTCTTCGCGTTCACGGGAGGGTTTCTCTTCTCCGTCTTCTCGTTCACCGTCCCGGCGTTCCGGATTGCGGGCGGCATCCTGCTCCAGCTTGCGGCGGTCGTCGGAGCCGTCCTCGTCGCCCTTGCCCTCTCCTACGTGGGGATGCTGTACGGGCCGCATATAGTGAGTAACCTGTGATCGGAGGAAAAGAGGTCGTACATGGATCTGCAGATACTTATCATCCAGATGCTCCAGAGCCTCTCCCCCTCGCTCGACGCACCTATGCGCCTCTTCTCCTTCCTCGGCCAGCCTGAGTTCTACCTGCTGCTCATCCCTTTCTTCTACTGGTGCCGCGACCCCCGCCTCGGGTTCCGCCTCGGCATCCTCCTCGGGCTCAGCGGGGGCGTGAACGATGTACTCAAGACGGTATTCCACATGCCCCGCCCGTACTGGGTCAGCCCCGAGGTCGCGGCACTGAACAGTTACCCCTCCTTCGGCCTTCCGTCGGCGCATGCCCAGGGAGCCGTCACGTTCTGGGGGTATCTCGCCGCCAATATCCGGCGGCGGTGGTTCTCGCTCTTCGCCGCCGTCCTCGTTATCCTGATCGGGGTTTCGCGGATCTACGAAGGCGTGCACTACCCGATGGATACCGTGGCCGGGTGGCTGGTCGGCCTCGCCGTCCTCGCTGTCTTCCTCCGCCTCGAAGATCCGGTCGGCTTGCGGCTCGCAAGACTGACGGTTCCCC
This sequence is a window from Methanoculleus taiwanensis. Protein-coding genes within it:
- a CDS encoding MarC family protein, with translation MVALPGMKGLAEFALVALASVIAIMNPATTTAVSTALLEDMREPERRMVIFQSVKISLFVLLFFAFTGGFLFSVFSFTVPAFRIAGGILLQLAAVVGAVLVALALSYVGMLYGPHIVSNL
- a CDS encoding phosphatase PAP2 family protein: MDLQILIIQMLQSLSPSLDAPMRLFSFLGQPEFYLLLIPFFYWCRDPRLGFRLGILLGLSGGVNDVLKTVFHMPRPYWVSPEVAALNSYPSFGLPSAHAQGAVTFWGYLAANIRRRWFSLFAAVLVILIGVSRIYEGVHYPMDTVAGWLVGLAVLAVFLRLEDPVGLRLARLTVPRQVLLAFAASLVLLAFSGLALAALGDWQVPEAWKAGALERSGEPIDPLFPRDSIVAAGLLFGFAAGGAAQARTGSMCAVERRPGPLLARYAVGIGVTGVIWYVFGLAIPGGESLAAYVLIYLRAATAAAWVSFGAPELFTRMNLAGSVHDETR